The Serratia rhizosphaerae genome has a segment encoding these proteins:
- the mlaA gene encoding phospholipid-binding lipoprotein MlaA translates to MNFRLTGLAFATVLLVGCASTPENEPQGRSDPLEGFNRTMFDFNYNVLDPYVLRPVAVAWRDYVPQPARNGLSNFTSNLEEPASMVNAFLKGDPYRGMIHFNRFFLNTILGMGGLIDVAGMANPKLAREEPNRFGSTMGHYGVGYGPYVMLPGYGSFTLRDEGGDWADSLYPVLSYLTFWMSAGKWVVEGIETRAQLLDSDGLLRNSSDPYLMVREAYFQRHDFIANGGVLKPEENPNAKAIQGDLDDIDSAE, encoded by the coding sequence ATGAACTTTCGCCTGACTGGGCTGGCTTTCGCAACGGTGTTGCTCGTCGGGTGCGCCAGCACCCCTGAGAACGAACCCCAAGGGCGATCCGATCCTTTGGAAGGATTCAACCGGACGATGTTCGATTTTAACTACAACGTGTTGGATCCGTATGTGCTGCGGCCGGTGGCGGTAGCGTGGCGTGATTATGTGCCGCAGCCGGCGCGTAACGGACTGAGTAACTTTACTTCTAACCTTGAAGAGCCGGCCAGCATGGTCAACGCCTTCCTGAAGGGCGACCCGTACCGCGGGATGATCCACTTCAACCGCTTCTTCCTGAACACCATCCTCGGCATGGGCGGCCTGATCGACGTGGCCGGCATGGCTAACCCGAAACTGGCGCGCGAAGAGCCTAACCGCTTCGGCAGCACGATGGGGCACTATGGCGTCGGTTACGGCCCGTATGTGATGCTGCCGGGCTATGGCAGCTTCACCCTGCGTGACGAGGGCGGCGACTGGGCCGATTCGCTCTATCCGGTGCTGAGCTATCTGACCTTCTGGATGTCGGCCGGCAAGTGGGTGGTGGAAGGCATTGAGACTCGCGCCCAGCTGCTGGATTCCGATGGCCTGCTGCGCAACTCTTCCGATCCGTACCTGATGGTGCGCGAGGCGTACTTCCAGCGCCACGACTTTATCGCCAACGGCGGCGTGCTGAAGCCGGAAGAGAACCCGAACGCCAAGGCGATTCAGGGCGATCTGGACGATATCGACTCGGCGGAATAG
- a CDS encoding cytochrome c-type biogenesis protein, with the protein MRFAAVILAALLSFSAAAAIDTYHFDSVEQEQQYRELTEQLRCPKCQNNSIADSNAIIAADMRAKVYELMMQGQNKQQVIDYMVVRYGNFVTYEPPVTPATLILWVGPLLFVLIGGAVVIMRSRRRTPADNDDFSAQEQQRLAALLEETDRKKR; encoded by the coding sequence ATGAGATTCGCCGCCGTGATATTGGCCGCATTGCTGAGCTTTAGCGCCGCTGCGGCCATTGATACTTACCATTTTGATTCGGTGGAGCAGGAGCAGCAGTATCGCGAGCTGACCGAACAGCTGCGCTGCCCGAAATGCCAGAACAACAGCATCGCCGATTCCAACGCCATCATCGCCGCCGATATGCGCGCCAAAGTCTATGAACTGATGATGCAGGGGCAGAACAAGCAGCAGGTCATCGATTATATGGTGGTCCGCTACGGCAACTTCGTCACCTATGAACCGCCGGTGACGCCGGCGACGCTGATCCTGTGGGTCGGCCCGCTGCTGTTTGTGCTGATTGGCGGCGCGGTGGTGATTATGCGCAGCCGCCGCCGCACTCCGGCGGATAACGACGACTTCTCCGCACAGGAGCAACAGCGTCTGGCGGCGCTGCTGGAAGAGACTGACAGGAAGAAACGCTAA
- the ccmI gene encoding c-type cytochrome biogenesis protein CcmI yields MAFWLMIIVLLLGAVALLLVPAMRQNRADSATSRDTLNKVLYQERLSELEQDEQQGVVAERPELVKELQQNLLDDIPGQATAQSKPINRWALLPGVLLLIVVAVGFYLKTGGMAQVAAWRQVQDQMPALRARVANEHAQPLSMEEIARLGLGLRTALQQDGRNINDWMMLGRVGMALNNATTATQAFAHAYQLDPNNLEVRLGYAEVLTRSNDPEDNKQASLMLRKMIAEDHSNLRILSLLAFNAFEQGDYRQAIGAWQVMLKLLPADDRRAEVLKRSIEQAKVQAGDETVKLGVNVTLSPEAANALPQQGTLIISVTDGKSPVPVAVKQLPLSRFPLSFSLDDSNAMMPERLLSSLHQVKVRVRISHDGLATPQAGDWFGESALQTFSGNGQVSVQIDKQVP; encoded by the coding sequence ATGGCTTTTTGGCTGATGATTATCGTGTTGCTGCTGGGCGCCGTCGCGCTGTTGCTGGTGCCGGCTATGCGGCAGAACCGGGCGGACAGCGCCACCAGCCGCGACACGCTGAACAAGGTGCTGTACCAGGAGCGTCTGAGTGAGCTGGAACAGGATGAACAGCAGGGCGTGGTCGCCGAGCGTCCCGAACTGGTGAAAGAGCTGCAACAGAACCTGCTGGACGATATTCCCGGCCAGGCGACGGCGCAGAGTAAACCGATCAACCGCTGGGCGCTGTTGCCGGGCGTGCTGCTGCTGATCGTGGTGGCGGTTGGCTTTTATCTGAAAACCGGCGGTATGGCGCAGGTGGCGGCCTGGCGGCAGGTGCAGGATCAGATGCCGGCGCTGCGCGCCCGGGTCGCCAACGAGCATGCGCAACCGCTCAGCATGGAAGAGATCGCCCGTCTGGGGCTGGGGCTGCGCACCGCGCTGCAGCAGGACGGCCGTAATATCAATGACTGGATGATGCTGGGGCGGGTCGGTATGGCGCTGAATAACGCCACCACCGCCACGCAGGCGTTTGCCCATGCCTATCAGCTGGATCCGAATAATCTGGAAGTCCGTCTGGGGTACGCCGAAGTGTTGACGCGTTCCAACGATCCGGAAGATAACAAGCAGGCGTCGCTGATGCTGCGTAAAATGATCGCTGAAGATCACAGCAACCTGCGTATTCTCAGCCTGTTGGCGTTTAACGCTTTTGAACAGGGCGACTACCGGCAGGCCATCGGCGCCTGGCAGGTGATGCTAAAATTATTACCGGCTGACGATCGCCGTGCGGAAGTACTAAAGCGCAGTATTGAACAAGCAAAAGTACAGGCCGGCGACGAAACTGTTAAACTTGGTGTCAATGTCACGTTGTCTCCAGAGGCAGCCAACGCATTACCCCAACAAGGGACGCTGATAATTTCGGTGACCGATGGCAAAAGCCCGGTGCCGGTTGCTGTAAAACAATTACCTCTGAGCCGTTTCCCGCTGTCGTTCTCGCTGGATGACAGCAACGCCATGATGCCGGAGCGTTTACTGTCGTCGCTGCATCAGGTAAAGGTGCGCGTGCGGATTTCTCATGACGGTCTGGCAACGCCGCAGGCCGGCGACTGGTTCGGTGAGAGTGCGCTGCAGACGTTCAGCGGTAACGGGCAAGTTAGCGTTCAGATAGACAAACAGGTCCCTTAA